Proteins encoded together in one Undibacterium sp. CCC3.4 window:
- the thrS gene encoding threonine--tRNA ligase, with amino-acid sequence MVSVKLPDGSQRQFDAPVTVAQVAASIGAGLAKAALAGRVDGKLVDTSYLIGTDVALAIVTDKDADGLEVIRHSTAHLLAYAVKSLFPEAQVTIGPVIENGFYYDFSYKRPFTPEDLLAIEKKMLELAKKDEPITRQVLARDEAVAYFTGIGEAYKAEIIASIPADQDVSLYSEGSFTDLCRGPHVPSTGKLKVFKLMKLAGAYWRGDSKNEMLQRIYGTAFAKKEDQEAYLHMLEEAEKRDHRKLAKQLDLFHFQDEAPGLVFWHAKGWTIWQQVEQYMRKVYQDCGYQEVKGPQILDVSLWEKTGHWQNYREGMFTTESENRHYALKPMNCPGHIQIFNSDMRSYRELPLRFGEFGQCHRNEPSGALHGIMRVRGFTQDDGHIFCTEEQILDEVVAFHSQAMQVYKDFDFKNIFVKLALRPENRIGSDETWDRAEATLRAALTQCGVSWEELPGEGAFYGPKIEYHLKDSLGRPWQVGTMQVDFFMPTRLEAEYVSDDNSRQTPIMLHRAIVGSMERFIGILIENHAGAMPLWLAPMQVSVLNISESQSEYSRSVAEILKKQGFRVNTDLRNEKITYKIREHSLQKLPYILVIGDKERDANTVAVRTRGNLDLGVMPLDAFIARLKDEIAAKV; translated from the coding sequence ATGGTCTCAGTAAAACTTCCTGATGGTTCGCAACGACAATTCGATGCGCCGGTCACGGTGGCGCAGGTTGCGGCGAGCATTGGTGCCGGTTTGGCCAAGGCCGCCTTGGCCGGTCGTGTCGATGGCAAGTTGGTCGATACCTCGTATCTGATCGGGACCGATGTCGCGCTGGCCATCGTCACCGATAAAGATGCCGATGGTTTGGAAGTGATTCGTCACTCGACCGCGCATTTGCTGGCCTATGCAGTCAAATCCTTGTTTCCAGAGGCGCAGGTAACCATCGGTCCGGTGATTGAAAACGGTTTTTACTACGATTTTTCGTACAAGCGCCCGTTTACGCCGGAAGATTTGCTGGCGATAGAAAAGAAAATGCTCGAGCTGGCCAAGAAGGATGAGCCGATTACGCGTCAAGTCTTGGCGCGTGATGAGGCGGTCGCTTACTTCACTGGCATTGGTGAGGCGTATAAGGCTGAAATCATCGCCTCGATTCCGGCTGATCAAGATGTGTCGCTGTACTCGGAAGGCAGTTTCACCGATCTGTGTCGTGGCCCGCACGTCCCTTCGACCGGTAAGCTGAAAGTCTTCAAGCTCATGAAGTTGGCCGGTGCTTACTGGCGTGGCGATTCGAAGAATGAAATGCTGCAGCGTATCTATGGCACGGCGTTTGCCAAAAAAGAAGATCAAGAAGCCTACCTGCATATGCTGGAAGAAGCAGAGAAACGCGATCATCGCAAGCTCGCCAAGCAGCTCGATTTGTTCCATTTCCAAGATGAGGCGCCGGGTCTGGTGTTCTGGCACGCCAAGGGTTGGACTATTTGGCAACAGGTTGAACAATACATGCGCAAGGTGTATCAGGACTGCGGCTACCAAGAAGTGAAGGGTCCGCAGATTCTCGATGTCAGTCTGTGGGAAAAAACCGGCCATTGGCAGAATTACCGCGAGGGAATGTTTACGACTGAGTCGGAAAACCGCCACTATGCCTTGAAGCCGATGAATTGCCCCGGCCACATACAGATTTTCAATTCGGATATGCGCAGTTACCGTGAATTGCCACTGCGTTTCGGTGAATTCGGTCAGTGTCATCGCAATGAACCATCCGGTGCTTTGCACGGCATTATGCGTGTGCGCGGCTTTACCCAAGATGATGGTCATATCTTCTGTACCGAAGAGCAAATTCTTGATGAAGTGGTGGCATTTCACTCGCAGGCGATGCAGGTGTATAAAGATTTTGATTTTAAGAATATTTTTGTCAAGCTGGCGCTGCGCCCTGAAAATCGTATCGGTTCCGATGAGACTTGGGATCGCGCCGAGGCGACTTTGCGTGCGGCACTCACGCAGTGTGGCGTGAGTTGGGAAGAGTTGCCGGGCGAAGGGGCGTTTTACGGCCCGAAGATCGAATACCATCTCAAAGATAGTCTCGGTCGTCCATGGCAAGTCGGTACCATGCAGGTCGATTTCTTCATGCCTACCCGCTTGGAAGCAGAATATGTTTCCGATGATAATTCACGCCAGACACCGATCATGTTGCATCGGGCGATAGTCGGCTCGATGGAACGTTTTATCGGCATCTTGATTGAAAATCATGCTGGTGCCATGCCTTTGTGGTTGGCTCCGATGCAGGTATCGGTCTTGAATATCTCTGAATCACAGTCTGAATATAGCCGTTCTGTTGCGGAAATCCTAAAGAAACAAGGGTTTAGAGTAAATACCGATTTGCGTAATGAGAAGATTACCTATAAAATACGCGAGCATTCTCTTCAGAAATTACCTTACATCCTCGTGATTGGTGATAAAGAGCGGGATGCCAACACAGTCGCTGTGCGTACGCGTGGCAATCTGGATCTCGGGGTGATGCCTCTGGATGCCTTCATCGCTCGTCTGAAAGACGAGATCGCTGCCAAGGTTTAA
- the rpmI gene encoding 50S ribosomal protein L35 codes for MPKMKTKSSAKKRFRVRPGGTVKRGQAFKRHILTKKTTKNKRQLRGSVGVHDTNMVSVMRMMPTA; via the coding sequence ATGCCAAAAATGAAGACCAAAAGCAGTGCGAAAAAACGTTTTCGCGTGCGCCCGGGTGGTACTGTTAAACGCGGTCAAGCTTTCAAACGTCATATCTTGACTAAGAAAACAACCAAAAACAAACGTCAGTTGCGCGGTTCCGTGGGTGTTCATGACACCAACATGGTATCGGTCATGCGCATGATGCCTACAGCTTAA
- the pheS gene encoding phenylalanine--tRNA ligase subunit alpha, producing MNPLDQIVSQASSDFLAATDAAALENAKALYLGKSGQITQQMKSLGSFSQDERKIQGAIINAAKVQIENALTARRDALADAQLQSRLNAEAIDVSLPGRGRSVGGIHPVMRTWQRVEEIFRSIGFDVADGPEIETDWTNFTALNSPENHPARSMQDTFYVDGKDSEGKQLLLRTHTSPMQVRYARMNKPPIKVIAPGRTYRVDSDATHSPMFHQVEGLWIAEDISFADLKGVYLNFVRAFFETDDLEVRFRPSYFPFTEPSAEIDIAFGSGPLKGRWLEVSGSGQVHPGVIRNMGLDPEVYIGFAFGSGLERLTMLRYGVADLRLFYEGDLRFLKQFN from the coding sequence ATGAACCCTTTAGATCAAATCGTCAGCCAAGCCAGCTCTGATTTTCTCGCCGCAACGGATGCCGCTGCGCTGGAAAATGCGAAAGCCTTATATCTGGGCAAGAGTGGCCAGATCACACAACAAATGAAAAGTCTGGGCAGTTTCAGCCAAGACGAACGCAAGATTCAGGGCGCCATCATCAATGCCGCCAAAGTACAAATTGAAAATGCCTTGACCGCGCGCCGCGATGCGCTCGCGGATGCGCAATTACAAAGCCGGCTCAATGCCGAAGCGATCGACGTGAGTTTGCCGGGTCGTGGCCGCAGTGTCGGCGGGATACATCCAGTGATGCGGACCTGGCAGCGGGTTGAGGAAATTTTCCGCTCTATCGGTTTTGATGTGGCTGATGGCCCCGAAATCGAAACTGACTGGACTAACTTTACTGCCTTGAATAGCCCGGAGAACCATCCGGCGCGCTCGATGCAGGATACCTTTTACGTCGATGGCAAAGATAGCGAAGGTAAGCAACTGTTATTGCGCACGCATACCAGCCCTATGCAGGTGCGCTATGCGCGCATGAATAAGCCACCGATTAAAGTGATCGCGCCGGGTCGTACTTACCGGGTCGACAGCGACGCTACCCATTCGCCGATGTTTCATCAGGTGGAAGGTTTGTGGATTGCTGAAGACATCAGTTTCGCCGATCTGAAAGGCGTATATCTGAACTTCGTGCGGGCATTCTTTGAAACCGATGATCTTGAGGTCCGTTTTCGTCCTTCGTATTTCCCGTTTACCGAACCCTCGGCTGAGATCGACATTGCTTTCGGCAGTGGTCCACTCAAGGGGCGTTGGCTCGAAGTGTCGGGTTCCGGGCAGGTGCATCCTGGTGTGATCCGCAACATGGGACTCGATCCGGAAGTGTATATCGGCTTTGCGTTCGGCTCCGGCCTCGAGCGCTTGACGATGCTGCGTTACGGCGTGGCCGATTTGCGGCTGTTTTACGAAGGCGATTTACGCTTTCTCAAGCAATTCAACTAA
- the rplT gene encoding 50S ribosomal protein L20 produces the protein MPRVKRGVTARARHKKVLDLAKGYRGRRSKVYRVAKQAVMRAGQYAYRDRRNKKRVFRALWITRINAASRQHGLTYSVFMNGLKKASIELDRKVLADMAVMDKPAFAAIVNQVKATLAA, from the coding sequence ATGCCTAGAGTAAAACGTGGGGTTACTGCTCGTGCCCGTCATAAAAAAGTTCTTGACCTTGCCAAAGGTTACCGCGGTCGTCGCAGTAAGGTTTACCGTGTTGCCAAGCAAGCAGTTATGCGCGCTGGTCAATACGCTTACCGTGATCGTCGCAACAAGAAACGTGTATTCCGCGCATTGTGGATCACACGTATCAACGCCGCATCGCGTCAGCATGGTTTGACTTACAGCGTGTTCATGAATGGCTTGAAAAAAGCTTCGATCGAACTCGACCGTAAAGTCCTGGCTGACATGGCAGTGATGGACAAACCGGCTTTCGCCGCGATTGTCAATCAAGTCAAAGCAACATTGGCTGCGTGA
- the infC gene encoding translation initiation factor IF-3 — MLLCNIAWSRFYFLKETAIATERTHRINGEVTAPEVRLSGVDNEPLGIVKLAEAFRLAEEANVDLVEIAPTAQPPVCRIMDYGKFKYQEQKKAHEAKLKQKIVLVKEVKFRPGTDDGDYNIKVRNLIKFLDEGDKTKITLRFRGREMAHQEIGMRVLERLKVDLDAYGQVEQFPKMEGRQMVMILAPKKKK, encoded by the coding sequence TTGCTTTTATGCAATATAGCATGGTCAAGATTTTATTTTTTAAAGGAAACTGCAATAGCTACCGAAAGAACACATCGTATCAACGGAGAAGTCACCGCACCTGAAGTGCGTTTGTCTGGTGTTGATAATGAGCCATTGGGTATCGTCAAATTGGCCGAAGCTTTCCGCCTGGCCGAAGAGGCTAATGTGGATTTGGTGGAGATTGCACCAACTGCGCAACCGCCTGTTTGTCGTATAATGGATTACGGCAAGTTTAAATATCAAGAGCAAAAGAAAGCTCATGAAGCCAAACTGAAGCAGAAAATTGTTTTGGTGAAAGAGGTGAAGTTCCGCCCTGGTACTGATGACGGCGATTACAACATCAAAGTCCGTAATCTGATCAAGTTTCTCGATGAGGGCGATAAAACCAAAATCACTCTGCGTTTCCGCGGACGTGAAATGGCTCATCAAGAAATCGGTATGCGTGTGCTTGAGCGTCTGAAGGTTGATCTTGATGCTTACGGTCAAGTTGAGCAGTTTCCGAAGATGGAAGGTCGTCAGATGGTCATGATTCTGGCACCGAAGAAAAAGAAATAA